In a genomic window of Sutcliffiella sp. FSL R7-0096:
- a CDS encoding glutathione ABC transporter substrate-binding protein, which translates to MRSTILLLLTLLLIISGCSTSSSQMETSDKDKLTIVRLSDATKLDPHFITDISSANILYQKVYETLVVPDLDMKPQPGLAKEWEQIDDVTWEFILREGVYFHDGTKFNAEAVKATFERLLDPETASPQAEKLGMIDDIEVVDEYTVRFHLSAAYAPLLSILSANEGSIISPKALSENPKKLWEHPVGTGPFVFDYWKAGQEISLKKNEEYWGDKPKINQVVFKVVPEDTTRLAMIETGEAHVNDQVPITEIERMEASETLNLYRADGLGIEFLGFNVQKAPFDQLDVRKAITQAIDRKAVLEGVFQNSGILANSPMSPKVFGYSDDVKPYDYDLENAKALLRKAGLEGLKVTITTNDRKERINVAEVVQSQLKKIGINAEVEVLEWGAYIEALNNGEHEMFVGGWGNATGDGDYNQYNVFHSSSHGGAGNHTYYNNPEVDRIIEDARKEIDEETRRSLYEQAMKLEMEDAAMIPLRYYEHLAVYHNNVEGLVISPVNYILLNDITLK; encoded by the coding sequence ATGAGATCGACCATCTTATTACTGTTAACATTGTTATTAATTATCAGTGGTTGTTCCACTTCAAGCAGTCAAATGGAGACCTCCGACAAGGATAAACTGACGATCGTCCGTCTATCGGACGCCACCAAGCTAGATCCACACTTCATCACAGACATTTCAAGTGCAAATATCCTTTATCAAAAGGTATATGAAACGCTTGTTGTGCCTGACTTGGACATGAAGCCCCAGCCAGGGTTGGCCAAGGAATGGGAACAAATTGATGATGTCACGTGGGAATTTATATTAAGAGAAGGCGTTTATTTCCATGATGGGACGAAATTCAATGCCGAGGCTGTAAAGGCAACATTTGAAAGATTGCTTGATCCTGAAACAGCATCCCCGCAAGCTGAGAAACTTGGGATGATTGATGACATTGAGGTTGTCGATGAATATACAGTTCGTTTTCATCTCTCAGCTGCCTATGCCCCGCTGTTGTCCATTCTAAGTGCGAATGAGGGAAGTATCATCAGTCCAAAAGCGCTCTCAGAGAATCCAAAGAAACTTTGGGAACACCCAGTAGGCACTGGGCCATTCGTATTTGATTATTGGAAGGCAGGACAGGAAATATCCTTAAAGAAAAATGAGGAATACTGGGGAGATAAGCCGAAGATAAATCAGGTTGTGTTTAAAGTAGTGCCGGAAGATACCACAAGACTTGCCATGATTGAAACCGGGGAAGCGCATGTTAATGATCAGGTTCCAATTACAGAGATTGAAAGAATGGAAGCTTCGGAGACATTGAATCTGTATCGGGCAGATGGGTTAGGGATAGAGTTTCTTGGCTTTAATGTTCAAAAAGCACCGTTTGATCAATTGGATGTTCGAAAAGCGATAACGCAGGCCATAGACAGAAAGGCTGTTCTAGAAGGTGTCTTCCAAAATTCTGGGATTCTTGCCAATTCTCCGATGAGTCCGAAGGTATTTGGATACAGTGATGACGTTAAACCTTATGACTATGATTTAGAGAATGCCAAAGCTTTATTGCGAAAGGCTGGACTAGAAGGGTTAAAGGTCACCATTACCACCAATGATCGCAAAGAGCGAATAAATGTAGCTGAAGTCGTTCAATCACAACTGAAGAAAATAGGGATCAACGCGGAAGTGGAAGTATTAGAATGGGGGGCATATATAGAAGCATTAAATAATGGAGAACACGAAATGTTCGTTGGCGGATGGGGTAATGCCACGGGAGACGGAGATTACAATCAATATAATGTCTTCCACTCCTCTTCACATGGGGGAGCAGGTAACCATACCTATTACAATAACCCTGAAGTTGATCGAATCATAGAGGACGCCCGAAAAGAAATAGATGAAGAAACAAGAAGAAGTCTTTATGAACAGGCAATGAAACTGGAGATGGAAGATGCAGCTATGATTCCGCTCAGATACTACGAACATCTTGCTGTCTATCATAATAATGTAGAGGGACTTGTAATCAGTCCTGTTAACTACATCCTTCTCAACGATATCACTTTAAAATAA
- a CDS encoding amidohydrolase — protein MNRNNYWLKNVRIEVGFEQEDNRLKTLTEIVHLKVEEGKIAALSKEQPKDNLPEKDAKGLLLLPSLKEMHIHIDKTYYGGPWKACTPITNGIFTRIEEERKLLPQQLATAQERAEKVIELYLKHGHSHIRTHCNIDPSIGLKNLEATLNAVNKYKDVMTFEIVAFPQHGLLRSEVAPLVKEAMEMGATHVGGVDPATIDRNIEKSLDTIFDIAVQTGSSVDVHIHDPNSLGAFTFERMAHYTKQAGLQGRTTISHAIALGDLEPVQLEETVKMLVDNKMDVTTTVPINRPTIPIPLLTQMGLVVSLGHDSITDHWSPFGTANTIEKMCVLAERFRLVDEKSLSSLVQYGTGGINSLSAAGERQWPKIGDDASMILVDASCSAEAVARRTDVKALFYKGKEVKRMEMEKQPVAK, from the coding sequence ATGAATAGAAACAATTATTGGCTGAAGAATGTCCGAATCGAAGTGGGTTTTGAACAAGAGGATAATCGCTTGAAAACATTGACTGAAATAGTTCACTTAAAAGTAGAAGAAGGGAAAATTGCTGCACTTTCCAAGGAACAGCCCAAGGATAACCTTCCTGAAAAGGACGCAAAAGGGTTGCTCCTGCTTCCTTCTTTAAAAGAAATGCATATCCATATCGATAAAACTTACTATGGAGGTCCATGGAAAGCTTGCACACCAATAACCAACGGTATTTTTACAAGAATTGAAGAAGAAAGAAAACTACTCCCGCAGCAATTGGCAACAGCACAGGAGAGAGCCGAGAAAGTGATTGAATTATACCTAAAGCACGGACATTCCCATATTCGCACTCATTGCAATATCGATCCTTCCATCGGATTGAAGAACTTAGAGGCCACATTGAATGCTGTAAATAAATACAAAGATGTAATGACGTTTGAAATTGTGGCCTTTCCACAGCATGGGTTATTGCGAAGTGAAGTGGCGCCCTTAGTCAAGGAAGCAATGGAAATGGGGGCAACACATGTCGGTGGGGTGGACCCAGCTACCATTGACAGGAATATCGAGAAATCACTCGACACCATCTTTGATATTGCAGTGCAGACTGGTTCATCAGTAGATGTTCATATTCATGACCCGAACAGCCTTGGCGCTTTCACTTTTGAGCGGATGGCTCATTATACAAAACAAGCAGGCCTTCAGGGCAGGACGACCATTAGTCATGCCATCGCATTAGGGGACTTGGAGCCCGTCCAGCTTGAGGAAACGGTAAAGATGTTAGTGGATAATAAAATGGATGTGACCACGACGGTTCCCATTAACCGCCCTACTATTCCGATCCCATTATTAACCCAAATGGGACTAGTTGTTTCTCTAGGGCATGACAGTATTACGGACCATTGGTCACCTTTTGGTACTGCCAACACCATTGAAAAAATGTGCGTACTTGCAGAGCGATTCAGACTGGTTGATGAAAAATCTCTATCTTCTTTGGTTCAATATGGTACAGGGGGAATCAACTCATTAAGTGCTGCAGGTGAACGACAATGGCCAAAGATTGGAGACGATGCTTCCATGATATTAGTGGATGCAAGTTGTTCAGCAGAAGCGGTTGCAAGGCGTACGGATGTCAAGGCCCTTTTCTATAAAGGCAAAGAAGTGAAAAGGATGGAAATGGAAAAACAACCGGTAGCAAAATAA
- a CDS encoding amidohydrolase, protein MKETFWLVNVKLETGFRTLENGAHETETTLYSIKVEEGIFKEIQEQPYEIPTGEVKKDASGLLALPSFKEMHNHLDKTYLSLDWKAPIPVKNLKERLHHEALELGELAPTTKQRASKMIELILRKGSTHIRTHVNIDPYIGLKNLEGVKEALEAYKDYLSYEIVAFPQHGMLEHKEVIPLMKEAMRTGATIVGGLDPAGIDKNIERSLYETMNLAKEFNAEIDIHLHDHGHVGFYTIDKLVEMVKEANWQSRAAVSHAFSLGDVPETQAREMAEHLGENNVAIMSTIPINRVIPPIDLLDQFNVPVHLGCDGFFDSWGPFGNGDVLEKVKRYCERTKRIDEKTLAYSLKWATGGMTPLSTSGEMQWPKIGDEASLVLMDASCSAEAIARLPKRKAVYFKGKEVYQDEFHLQYS, encoded by the coding sequence ATGAAAGAGACATTTTGGCTAGTCAATGTAAAATTGGAGACAGGCTTCAGAACTTTAGAAAATGGTGCACATGAAACGGAGACAACCTTATATTCCATAAAGGTCGAAGAAGGTATCTTCAAGGAAATACAAGAACAGCCTTATGAAATACCAACTGGAGAGGTTAAGAAAGATGCATCGGGACTACTAGCCCTTCCTTCGTTCAAAGAGATGCACAATCATCTGGACAAGACATATCTTTCACTTGATTGGAAGGCACCCATCCCTGTAAAGAACCTGAAAGAAAGACTTCATCATGAAGCCCTTGAATTAGGGGAACTTGCGCCGACCACAAAGCAGCGTGCAAGTAAAATGATAGAGTTGATCCTGAGAAAAGGATCGACACATATACGCACACATGTAAATATCGATCCTTACATCGGGCTTAAAAACCTGGAAGGGGTAAAAGAAGCCTTAGAAGCCTATAAGGATTACCTCAGCTATGAGATTGTTGCCTTTCCGCAACATGGGATGTTGGAGCATAAAGAGGTCATTCCACTAATGAAGGAGGCCATGAGAACGGGAGCAACGATTGTAGGTGGATTAGATCCTGCAGGCATTGATAAGAATATTGAAAGATCACTATATGAAACAATGAACCTGGCTAAGGAGTTTAATGCAGAAATCGATATTCACTTGCATGACCATGGGCACGTCGGGTTCTATACAATTGATAAATTAGTTGAGATGGTGAAAGAGGCAAACTGGCAAAGCCGCGCAGCTGTCAGCCATGCGTTCAGTCTAGGTGATGTCCCTGAAACACAAGCACGGGAAATGGCAGAGCATCTTGGGGAAAATAATGTGGCCATCATGTCAACCATTCCAATCAATCGTGTCATTCCTCCAATAGATTTACTTGATCAATTTAACGTTCCTGTCCATTTAGGATGTGACGGCTTCTTCGATTCATGGGGACCATTTGGGAACGGGGATGTTTTGGAAAAGGTGAAACGTTACTGTGAAAGAACAAAGCGAATAGATGAGAAAACGTTAGCTTATTCCCTAAAGTGGGCTACCGGGGGCATGACGCCTCTTTCCACAAGTGGGGAAATGCAATGGCCAAAAATTGGAGATGAGGCGTCCCTGGTACTGATGGATGCATCATGTTCGGCTGAGGCGATCGCAAGGCTTCCAAAAAGAAAAGCGGTTTATTTTAAGGGCAAGGAAGTTTACCAAGATGAGTTCCATTTACAATATAGTTAA